One Prunus dulcis chromosome 8, ALMONDv2, whole genome shotgun sequence DNA window includes the following coding sequences:
- the LOC117638504 gene encoding transcription factor bHLH95-like, with product MSEGETGGFSEGFLWENQSWANLSINSDNSGGAGDEDKNLGTKEETAVMGISTEGHNQVPPAPGKKRRGGGGVGKNGIIKGSTSPADRGKGTTGACDGGGGGESDDHEMHIWTERERRKKMRNMFANLHALLPQLPPKADKSTIVDEAVNYIKTLQQTLQKLQKQKLERLQGATTINFDPSILTPQNVAFGSREEFLANHGSAATINPSNSLLTSHCGPVNFQTWTTPNVVLNICGDEAQISVCCPKKAGLLSAICFVLEKYKLGVMSAHVSSDCNRSMYMIQAHARGAPDQFLETFPADEIFKQAAAEIILMLS from the exons ATGTCTGAAGGGGAAACAGGAGGATTCTCAGAAGGTTTTTTGTGGGAAAACCAGTCGTGGGCTAATTTGTCAATTAATTCTGACAACTCAGGTGGTGCTGGTGATGAAGATAAAAATTTGGGGACCAAGGAGGAGACAGCTGTGATGGGAATTAGTACAGAAGGTCATAATCAGGTACCGCCTGCACCCGGTAAGAAGCGGAGGGGAGGAGGAGGTGTGGGGAAGAATGGGATAATCAAAGGAAGTACTAGTCCTGCTGACAGAGGAAAAGGTACAACTGGTGCatgtgatggtggtggtggtggtgagtcAGATGACCATGAGATGCATATTtggacagagagagaaaggaggaagaagatgaggaacATGTTTGCTAATCTTCATGCTTTGCTTCCTCAGCTTCCTCCTAAG GCTGACAAATCCACAATCGTAGATGAGGCAGTGAACTACATCAAAACCCTACAGCAGACTCTCCAGAagctacaaaaacaaaagctagAGAGGCTCCAAGGTGCCACAACCATCAATTTCGATCCATCAATTCTCACCCCGCAAAATGTTGCCTTTGGCTCGAGAGAGGAATTCTTAGCTAATCATGGGTCTGCGGCTACAATCAACCCTTCGAATTCACTCTTAACATCGCATTGTGGTCCTGTGAACTTTCAAACATGGACTACACCCAATGTCGTTCTGAACATCTGCGGCGATGAAGCGCAAATTAGTGTGTGCTGTCCAAAGAAGGCTGGCCTCCTTTCCGCCATATGCTTCGTCTTGGAGAAGTATAAACTTGGTGTGATGTCGGCTCATGTTTCCTCCGACTGCAATCGCAGCATGTACATGATTCAAGCACAT GCAAGAGGAGCTCCCGATCAGTTTCTGGAGACATTTCCTGCAGATGAAATATTCAAGCAAGCTGCAGCAGAGATAA
- the LOC117636850 gene encoding E3 ubiquitin-protein ligase MBR2 — protein MQGQGSSIDTFPEITEVGLGSISNSTGMSQQTSLNNMLNPVETRLSSFMVTSGEMTCLNATSHDSQTLTGSGGPSSRLNLENPVDDDGMKMEQGWSSSYSACPVIGQNSEERRVEQNNILFPGRAISGNQTQGGPSFSQGSSSNYIPQNSDLNAGYVGSSGNCEHGMEANAEPNLYKSSGLETEQTSSGSGSPDIVGTSSGSSDYVVGESDGNPGSSFGNWGSSCKRKALEGTSGQAYPGGSSSSFPQAENGAWNTGPARYNPSSNLSLSTPLRNSPSGSPSEQQNSRSRVGLRLGASDTLTSLGVTGNAESPLRQFFARGVCTGPQQESAPSNLSSQGRSTTVAATNSGGPQSQFPAIHMSGSSGNLLPLPWNGASSSRVGSLSSSLMSGYRGAELREEANLRSIPRNNVEHSTFATATDMRNSAQDPTGWSLAPGDISTSVGAPSSSRIGSSSGIRSLPNPAWIPLNNPPTENHQRVTEFSPWSLFPSSDSQPGGHSHYNPVPPRASASSQDSGSSSGSNNQGRHLPYPRSAFSVDRQGDDVLNMPHSLRALAADIEGRRRLISEIRQVLNAMRRGENLRAEDYMLFDPFIYHGMAEMHDRHRDMRLDVDNMSYEELLALEERIGDVSTGLSEETIVKLMKQRKFLSVTAESSADMEPCCVCQEEYNDEDDIGTLDCGHDFHTKCIKQWLMQKNLCPICKTTALLT, from the exons ATGCAAGGTCAAGGGAGTAGTATTGATACTTTCCCAGAAATCACAGAAGTTGGGCTGGGATCCATTTCCAACAGCACTGGTATGAGTCAGCAGACTTCTCTGAATAATATGCTAAATCCTGTAGAAACCCGGTTGTCAAGTTTTATGGTGACGTCTGGTGAGATGACATGTTTAAATGCCACTAGTCATGACTCCCAGACCTTGACTGGTTCAGGTGGACCTAGCTCTAGATTGAATCTGGAAAACCCAGTTGATGATGATGGGATGAAAATGGAACAAGGTTGGTCATCTTCATATAGTGCTTGTCCTGTGATTGGTCAAAATTCAGAAGAAAGACGagttgaacaaaataatatcCTTTTCCCTGGGCGAGCTATCAGTGGCAATCAGACTCAAGGTGGGCCTTCTTTTTCTCAGGGTTCTAGCTCTAATTATATCCCTCAGAATTCCGATCTAAATGCTGGATATGTGGGAAGTAGCGGTAATTGTGAGCATGGTATGGAAGCTAATGCAGAACCTAATCTCTATAAGTCAAGTGGATTAGAAACAGAACAGACATCTTCTGGAAGTGGTTCACCTGATATTGTTGGGACTTCATCAGGAAGCTCTGATTATGTGGTTGGTGAAAGTGATGGTAATCCAGGCTCTTCTTTCGGAAATTGGGGTTCATCCTGCAAGCGAAAGGCCCTTGAGGGTACTTCTGGCCAGGCTTATCCTGGTGGGAGTTCTAGCTCCTTTCCACAAGCTGAAAATGGTGCTTGGAATACTGGTCCTGCTCGTTATAATCCTTCTAGTAATTTAAGTTTATCGACACCCTTGCGTAATTCCCCTAGCGGTAGTCCGTCAGAACAGCAGAACTCAAGATCGAGGGTTGGTTTGAGACTTGGAGCATCTGATACCTTAACTTCATTAGGTGTTACGGGCAATGCAGAAAGCCCACTGAGACAATTTTTTGCTAGGGGGGTTTGTACTGGGCCTCAGCAAGAATCTGCACCATCTAATTTATCATCACAAGGGAGATCAACAACTGTAGCTGCAACAAATTCGGGTGGTCCCCAAAGCCAGTTTCCTGCTATACATATGAGCGGTTCGTCTGGAAACCTGCTTCCTTTACCTTGGAATGGTGCTTCCAGTTCAAGAGTGGGCAGCTTATCAAGTTCTCTTATGTCTGGATATAGAGGTGCTGAGCTAAGAGAAGAAGCAAACTTAAGAAGCATTCCCAGAAACAATGTGGAGCATTCCACATTCGCAACTGCCACTGATATGAGAAATTCAGCACAGGATCCAACAGGTTGGAGTTTGGCACCTGGAGACATAAGCACTTCTGTAGGTGCGCCTTCCTCTTCAAGAATTGGCTCTAGTTCTGGCATTCGTTCTTTGCCTAATCCTGCATGGATCCCTCTCAACAACCCTCCAACCGAAAATCATCAAAGAGTAACAGAATTTTCTCCTTGGTCTTTGTTTCCATCTTCTGATTCTCAACCTGGAGGTCATAGTCATTATAACCCGGTACCTCCAAGAGCTTCTGCTTCCTCTCAGGATTCAGGAAGTTCTTCTGGATCTAATAACCAGGGTCGTCATCTACCATATCCTAGGTCAGCGTTCTCGGTGGACCGGCAGGGTGATGATGTTCTTAATATGCCCCATTCACTACGGGCATTAGCAGCTGACATTGAAGGGAGGCGCCGACTCATATCTGAG ATTCGTCAAGTTCTGAATGCTATGCGCAGGGGTGAGAACTTACGAGCCGAG GATTATATGCTCTTTGACCCTTTCATATATCATGGCATGGCTGAGATGCACGACAGGCACAGAGACATGCGCCTTGATGTTGATAACATGTCTTACGAG GAACTGTTGGCACTGGAGGAACGTATAGGAGACGTTAGCACTGGACTGAGTGAGGAGACCATTGTGAAGTTAATGAAACAGCGAAAATTTCTCTCGGTAACAGCAGAATCCTCAGCGGATATGGAACCATGCTGTGTCTGTCAG GAGGAATATAATGATGAGGATGATATTGGCACACTAGATTGTGGGCATGACTTCCACACCAAATGCATCAAGCAGTGGCTAATGCAGAAGAATCTGTGCCCGATTTGTAAAACGACAGCGTTGCTTACTTGA
- the LOC117637458 gene encoding protein ALP1-like, protein MESSTLLALLSSISQLILLLLLSPNSTNSSSSCANVFPIAHSFLSSHEMAATLSLLTLSRKRKRTHFSERDSEPTDHDKDQELGGGDSVQLGLTRSPDSFRNCFRMTYSTFEWLCGLLEPLLECRDPVGLPLNLSAELRLGIGLFRLSTGSSYPEISKQFGVSEPVARFCAKQLCRVLCTNYRFWIEFPNPNELASVSAAFGSQTGLPNCCGVIDCTRFKTVKNGGFHEESIAAQIMVDSSSRILSIVAGFRGNKGDSRVLKSSTLYKDIEAGRLLNSPPVNVDGVAVNQYLIGDEGYPLLPWLMVPFVDAAKGSNEEHFNAAHNLMRLSALRTIVSLKSWGILSRPIQEEFKMAVAYIGACSILHNGLLRREDFSAMCDVDDYSLYDQSSQYYRDTSLEENSIERKASVIRTALAAKAKEFQNTQV, encoded by the coding sequence ATGGAATCGTCCACACTTCTAGCTTTACTCTCCTCCATCTCCCAactcatcctcctcctcctcctttctCCCAATTCCACCAATTCATCCAGTTCCTGCGCAAATGTTTTCCCAATCGCCCACAGCTTCCTCTCTTCCCACGAAATGGCCGCCACCCTTTCCCTCCTCACCCTTTCAAGGAAACGAAAGCGAACCCATTTCTCAGAACGAGATTCGGAGCCCACTGACCATGACAAGGACCAAGAACTCGGTGGCGGCGACTCGGTCCAACTGGGTTTGACTCGGAGTCCCGACTCGTTCAGAAACTGCTTCAGAATGACCTACTCTACCTTCGAATGGCTCTGTGGTTTACTCGAGCCGCTGCTCGAGTGTCGTGACCCAGTTGGGTTGCCGCTCAATCTCTCCGCCGAGCTTCGTCTCGGTATCGGCCTGTTTCGGCTGTCCACCGGTTCCAGCTACCCCGAAATCTCGAAGCAATTCGGGGTTTCGGAGCCCGTGGCAAGGTTCTGTGCCAAGCAATTGTGCCGAGTTCTTTGCACCAATTACCGTTTCTGGATTGAATTTCCCAACCCAAATGAGCTTGCCTCTGTATCGGCGGCTTTCGGAAGCCAAACTGGGTTGCCCAATTGCTGTGGTGTGATTGATTGTACAAGGTTTAAGACTGTTAAAAATGGTGGCTTTCACGAGGAGAGCATTGCTGCCCAAATCATGGTCGATTCTTCATCGCGAATTCTCAGCATTGTTGCCGGGTTTCGTGGCAACAAGGGTGATTCAAGAGTATTAAAGTCGTCAACTTTGTACAAGGATATTGAAGCAGGGAGGTTATTGAATTCTCCTCCAGTTAATGTAGATGGGGTGGCTGTAAATCAGTACTTAATTGGAGATGAAGGGTACCCTTTACTTCCTTGGCTTATGGTCCCTTTTGTTGATGCTGCGAAGGGCTCAAATGAAGAGCATTTCAATGCAGCACACAATCTGATGCGCCTTTCGGCGCTTAGGACCATTGTTAGTTTGAAGAGTTGGGGTATTTTGAGCCGGCCAATACAAGAGGAGTTCAAGATGGCAGTTGCTTATATTGGTGCTTGTTCTATACTGCATAATGGTTTGCTAAGGAGGGAGGACTTTTCTGCTATGTGTGATGTGGATGATTACTCTTTGTATGATCAGAGCTCTCAGTATTATAGGGATACTAGTTTGGAGGAGAATTCAATTGAGAGGAAGGCTTCTGTAATACGAACTGCATTGGCCGCAAAAGCAAAAGAGTTTCAAAACACACAAGTTTGA